The following are encoded in a window of Mycosarcoma maydis chromosome 10, whole genome shotgun sequence genomic DNA:
- a CDS encoding putative threonine--tRNA ligase: MSRRSVDTLFRSLLHSRVVPSTSASCPVQRPQSRSWTSWRYSSSSAAKSPLASSSDSAASSSSNDHRSIGKAQTLFLTHESSPGTPFILPHGMRLARKVERVVRDLYDVYGYDEVQSPQLYKTSLWKRSGHWDNYRDDMFAAEGYKERFSSSIDDRRTSCCSIHPPTSATEATAANAEDESFGLKPMNCPGHCLIFGSSERSYRDLPIRYAEFSPLHRNEASGALTGLTRVRRFHQDDAHVFCRPDQVAVEINSMLSMLTSAYDTFGFSDFELVLSTRPESFIGSVEEWDRAEAGLRQALDASGRKWEMNAGDGAFYGPKIDIHLVDGQGRRHQTATIQLDFQLPRRFDLSYADPAAKQTNERSVPVMIHRAILGSVERFMAILIEQTAGWWPFWLSPRQAIIIPATTNNPALTEYVEKLHKFLSLGIHPDAPPSSSSERHLQRFFVDVESNPQNEKLGKLVRKAQLARYNYILVVGEKEMHTNTINVRKRDDKAAPNRLRELARQQAEPERKQVGQFQATDLRELFCRLDSSHSW; encoded by the coding sequence ATGAGCCGTCGCAGTGTTGACACACTCTTCCGTTCTTTATTGCACAGTCGTGTCGTTCCATCTACATCGGCCAGCTGCCCAGTGCAGCGCCCGCAAAGCAGAAGTTGGACGTCATGGAGATAttcctcttcctccgcGGCCAAATCGCCACTTGCCTCCTCCTCTGACTCGGCtgccagcagctcgtccaacGACCATCGATCCATAGGGAAAGCGCAGACCCTCTTTCTCACACACGAGTCGTCTCCAGGAACGCCGTTCATCCTGCCTCATGGTATGCGGTTAGCACGGAAGGTCGAGCGAGTAGTCCGGGATCTGTACGACGTATACGGCTATGATGAGGTCCAATCACCGCAGCTCTACAAAACCTCGCTATGGAAACGGTCCGGTCACTGGGACAACTACCGCGACGACAtgtttgctgctgaaggATACAAGGAACGTttctcgagcagcatcgatgacCGCCGAACatcgtgctgctcgatACACCCTCCCACATCAGCAACGGAAGCGACAGCTGCAAATGCAGAAGACGAATCCTTTGGCTTGAAACCGATGAATTGTCCCGGTCACTGCCTGATCTTTGGCTCGTCCGAACGATCGTATCGCGACCTTCCGATTCGATACGCCGAGTTCTCGCCTTTGCATCGAAACGAAGCTTCCGGTGCTTTGACCGGCCTTACTCGTGTCCGTCGGTTTCATCAGGACGATGCACACGTCTTTTGTCGACCGGACCAAGTGGCTGTTGAGAtcaactcgatgctgagCATGTTGACTTCAGCCTACGACACGTTCGGCTTTAGCGATTTCGAATTGGTGCTTTCCACACGCCCCGAAAGTTTCATTGGTAGTGTGGAAGAATGGGATCGTGCGGAGGCTGGATTGAGGCAAGCGCTGGATGCTAGTGGCAGGAAATGGGAGATGAATGCTGGCGATGGGGCGTTCTATGGGCCCAAGATCGATATTCATCTGGTGGATGGTCAAGGACGAAGGCATCAGACTGCTACGATTCAACTGGACTTCCAACTTCCTCGACGGTTCGATCTTTCCTACGCCGATCCAGCTGCCAAGCAAACCAACGAGCGAAGTGTACCGGTCATGATACACCGCGCGATTCTGGGAAGCGTCGAGAGGTTCATGGCCATCCTAATCGAACAGACCGCTGGCTGGTGGCCATTCTGGCTTTCTCCGCGACAGGCCATCATCATTCCTGCCACTACCAATAATCCGGCCCTGACAGAGTacgtcgagaagctgcaCAAGTTTCTCTCTCTAGGCATCCACCCGGACGCACCACCCTCATCTTCATCCGAACGCCACCTCCAGCGCTTCTTTGTGGATGTCGAGTCGAACCCTCAAAACGAAAAATTGGGCAAGTTGGTCAGAAAAGCTCAATTGGCAAGGTACAACTACATCCTCGTTGTGGGAGAGAAAGAGATGCATACAAACACGATCAACGTAAGAAAGAGAGACGACAAGGCTGCGCCAAACAGGTTGAGGGAATTGGCCAGACAGCAAGCGGAACCAGAGCGAAAACAAGTTGGCCAGTTCCAAGCCACCGATTTGCGGGAATTGTTTTGCCGCCTAGACTCGAGTCATTCTTGGTAA
- a CDS encoding uncharacterized protein (related to PRP12 - involved in early maturation of pre-rRNA) — translation MYLARAASRARFAGANAPAAPLYTRYCASTTLVARANASSLVSARLSAPISAASLPVRGAIGRIHRIPASAVNLHPASRWSSSAALASTSPEAAKVAEDAEQETENDPFRKIGYLYFDTVFPIRLGFWDIRYMLASLEKCSVLDRVKASLPPDQSVGYGFKVIGAEERMKDGGAFVTFSYLEDPNETNEESLDTIEKRLKSGVRRVFNPSLFFLGTPGVHVVRGKPFREDMNIFPATRIFVKLEGGDASEEQLWQTLRPYGRIVSIVKEKPSEALITFSRIRGATSARNCAHGLELPNGARFVITFRSMLRSKQAWDWISNHPRLVFPLVAFLIGGISYIVFDPVREFMVESKVHNTFSLEEYRVYAWLKQNTVGLFTNTDGDAKGDVDDWWERRQSAETIQEWIREKPSTFVTISGPRGSGKTGLVNRVITRDVQHLVIDCDVIAKTAKNDSLLIDALANETGYWPVFSWLSSINNMIDLAAVGLIGSKAGFATPTDAQLKQILGVVTNALNHINEQTQKRIVKAEKARLAAEKKQSASQTLYPAPGVPTVHNGAVGEKESLGEKASELAQNTIESLQHLVTCEDDSIAKKDKNTTFVSPVVVIKQFHHKGIKQAILHQVLAEWAAELVTNGIAHVVFVSDNPVGMGKELAKALPNVPFQGIALADAEEDKAQSYVYNKLKEMGRLPALGGAAPSWHPAYESNATRAQATAAEFAAANADYTTNGSAAASSEPQYAPTLDDETASWVDKLGGRLTDLETLVQKVSLGQTVESAVQDIISRSVVELRKNAFGDDSGEASSLPWTRSQAWTIVNKLAKTGEVSYYGLLHNEFKGNETAIKSLEQAEIISVRHHDGRPSAIRAGRPVMQEAIKRLVSDRVFNDTQTLLANTGAIESAEKSLRTIEAEIADISKMIQGSPFKVTSGAGSTSGAVLPPPADDKKESASGGLLGIFGGGSAGVAPISTSEAAKARTEFLMYKMAELQTKISKLDAQNTSIKARLASHMD, via the coding sequence ATGTatctcgctcgagctgcgtcTCGTGCACGTTTCGCAGGTGCAAATGCGCCTGCCGCACCACTTTACACTCGATACTGCGCTTCAACAACGCTCGTCGCTAGAGCGAATGCTTCATCTCTCGTTTCAGCTAGGCTTTCTGCACCGATAAGTGCTGCCTCTCTTCCAGTTAGAGGCGCTATTGGACGCATCCACCGAATACCAGCCTCAGCGGTGAACCTTCATCCAGCCAGTCGATGGTCCTCCTCAGCAGCATTggcttccacctcgcccGAAGCCGCCAAGGTTGCAGAAGATGCCGAACAAGAGACGGAAAACGACCCTTTCCGAAAGATCGGCTACCTGTACTTCGACACCGTCTTTCCAATTCGACTCGGCTTCTGGGACATTCGGTACATGCTCGCCTCACTCGAGAAGTGTTCCGTGCTCGACCGTGTCAAGGCCAGCTTGCCACCTGATCAGAGCGTCGGTTATGGCTTCAAAGTCATTGGCGCAGAAGAACGCATGAAGGACGGCGGTGCTTTCGTCACCTTCTCTTACCTCGAAGACCCGAACGAGACAAACGAAGAGTCGCTCGACACCATCGAAAAGCGTCTGAAGTCTGGCGTTCGACGAGTCTTTAATCCATCGCTGTTCTTCCTAGGCACACCTGGTGTCCATGTTGTGCGGGGTAAACCCTTCCGCGAGGACATGAACATTTTTCCCGCTACGCGTATCtttgtcaagctcgaaggCGGAGATGCAAGCGAGGAGCAGCTATGGCAGACCTTGCGTCCCTATGGTCGCATCGTCTCAATTGTCAAAGAAAAACCTTCCGAGGCTTTGATCACTTTTTCCCGTATTCGAGGTGCTACCAGCGCGCGCAATTGTGCTCATGGCTTGGAACTCCCAAACGGTGCCCGCTTTGTCATCACCTTCCGCAGCATGCTCCGCAGCAAACAGGCATGGGACTGGATCTCAAACCATCCGAGGCTTGTGTTTCCGCTCGTCGCCTTCCTCATCGGCGGTATCTCTTACATTGTCTTTGACCCCGTGCGAGAGTTTATGGTCGAGAGCAAGGTACACAATACATTCTCGCTCGAAGAATACCGCGTCTACGCCTGGCTCAAGCAAAACACTGTCGGTCTGTTCACCAACACTGATGGCGATGCAAAGGgagacgtcgacgactGGTGGGAGCGCAGACAGTCGGCAGAGACAATTCAAGAATGGATCCGAGAGAAGCCGTCCACCTTTGTAACCATCTCTGGCCCGCGCGGCTCAGGTAAGACGGGATTGGTCAACAGGGTCATCACACGTGACGTCCAGCATCTGGTCATCGACTGCGACGTCATTGCCAAGACGGCCAAGAACGATTCGCTGCTCATCGATGCTCTGGCCAACGAGACCGGATACTGGCCCGTGTTCAGCTGGCTaagcagcatcaacaacATGATTGACTTGGCCGCCGTCGGTCTCATCGGGTCCAAAGCCGGGTTCGCTACACCCACAGATGcacagctcaagcagatctTGGGTGTTGTGACCAACGCACTCAACCACATCAACGAGCAGACGCAGAAACGCATAGTCAAAGCCGAGAAAGCTCGCCTGGCAGCTGAAAAGAAGCAGAGCGCATCACAGACCCTCTATCCGGCGCCCGGCGTGCCCACTGTGCACAACGGTGCCGTGGGTGAGAAGGAGTCTCTCGGGGAAAAGGCTTCGGAGCTAGCGCAGAACACGATTGAATCGCTCCAACATCTGGTCACCTGCGAGGACGATTCGAtcgccaagaaggacaaaAACACAACGTTCGTTTCGCCTGTGGTCGTCATCAAGCAGTTCCACCACAAAGGCATCAAACAGGCTATTTTGCATCAAGTGCTTGCCGAGTGGGCGGCTGAGCTGGTGACCAACGGCATCGCCCATGTTGTTTTCGTATCGGACAATCCGGTGGGCATGGGCAAAgagctcgccaaagcgCTGCCCAATGTTCCTTTCCAGGGTATCGCGCTCGCCGATGCGGAAGAGGACAAGGCGCAAAGCTACGTGTacaacaagctcaaggagaTGGGACGCTTGCCAGCGCTCGGTGGGGCAGCGCCCAGCTGGCATCCTGCCTACGAATCCAACGCCACTCGTGCCCAAGCTACCGCAGCCGAGTTTGCCGCCGCGAATGCCGACTACACGACCAACGGTagtgcagctgcatccTCTGAACCACAATACGCCCCGACTTTGGATGACGAGACAGCCTCGTGGGTAGACAAGCTCGGTGGAAGACTCACCGATCTCGAAACGCTGGTGCAAAAAGTATCGTTGGGTCAGACGGTCGAATCGGCGGTACAAGATATCATCTCCCGAAGCGTTGTCGAATTGCGCAAGAATGCCTTTGGCGACGACTCGGGTGAAGCATCTTCGCTTCCGTGGACGCGCTCTCAAGCGTGGACGATTGTTAACAAGCTTGCCAAGACAGGCGAGGTCTCTTACTACGGTCTGCTGCACAACGAGTTCAAGGGCAACGAAACAGCAATCAAatcgctcgagcaagccgagaTCATTTCGGTGCGACATCACGATGGCCGACCGTCTGCGATCCGTGCCGGTCGACCCGTGATGCAGGAAGCCATTAAACGACTTGTTTCGGACCGTGTATTCAACGATACGCAGACGCTACTAGCTAACACGGGAGCCATCGAGTCGGCCGAAAAATCTCTGCGAACAATCGAAGCCGAAATCGCTGACATTAGTAAAATGATCCAAGGCTCGCCGTTCAAAGTGACCTCTGGAGCTGGATCTACTTCAGGAGCCGTCCTTCCGCCGCCGGCTGACGACAAAAAGGAAAGCGCAAGCGGCGGATTGCTCGGCATCTttggcggtggaagcgctgGAGTGGCGCCAATCAGCACGAGCGAAGCCGCCAAAGCAAGGACCGAATTTTTGATGTACAAGATGGCAGAGCTACAGACCAAGATCTCGAAGTTGGACGCGCAGAACACGAGTATCAAGGCTAGGTTGGCAAGCCATATGGATTAG
- a CDS encoding tethering complex subunit PEP5 (related to PEP5 - vacuolar biogenesis protein) — translation MPHQAGTTDGEIGTAAAAAAATAAAGPAWRQFSFFESSPVRDLDDFSKAPSALRHPNEVAAVCQCPVRPPASVLISSTDPNPSSTAVVSTSVHFGADPSQSAEDTTKSPKAERKQPCTLVGTIQGRIKVLDPETFQELSTWDAFSSAGVAGRVTHLSCDTRGRVVSLGEEESSRFPILRIWDLRSGRTPSNQTAAGAESNDASATTQKVAWMPRLLAEGKVQHGSRPHPIAAVTHTPSLSYLSVALADGTVLLIRGLESALMSAASNAGIASAMSLTRPTPAIALPKFKVVFQPTSSDSGAHEPVTALGFSEAAAPITVHTTAASKKDNSGGPSYEPRVMHSSRGRKGAASRSRDPRNASNANSAATTQPETTVLPSAVHLFIVTLSRVLRYVVAGKGAGGSPAVLDDVGGALGCAAVIPPRSSPATPGANASGLQLSETQSNMGSAGKMVIARNEAIYVIGQEGREACFAYEGPKSSIHLSASQVIIVSPPYTPSTSASSSSARNLIGNRDSPLTTPTSRKGSMIPAEIAKVTIFDLDNKLVAFTGTFETGIREAWVGSAGEVLILADTGELTRLDEKPLRAKLDVLYRKSLFLLAVNLARSHMQSAANQDVFARTEALMGDIYQRYGDHLYNKGDYDGAMAQYVKTIGHTQPSFVIRRFLDAQRITNLTTYLQELHTQNLASSDHTTLLLNCYTKLKDVASLDKFIKRPHVRPSSAAAAADEDGVDGEGAAEDRDELPFDLETAMRVCRQAGYFGHAAYLAKRYGEHREYLRIQIEDAKDYSDALLYVRGLEAEDAIASMVQYAKTLLGELPDETTELLIELCSGAFRPDPDAAQKAQRAQHEESEAKEQPTKSAAAAYLSYLQVGGFGKTNNSADATTAGSAAGASSRAGTGSNTPARRNSTALVEPYTVGGEGSGKNATRPSSTVKITGEVDADASSGDAADASGVSGVNTEQDKMDAYPVPSPRTYFAHFIQHRQHFTRFLEVVALARWGQVVNMDGELPADHTLSPVQAKNAPAYSEKAGGEEYMDDVERALRELGLDSNDEDAYENQELLDQKSIWNTLLELYLSSCSPSGSQRQRALRLLQQHSTLPYDMSHAVMLCSMENFDDGLILLYERMGMYEEVVRLHMDSALVEEEDASGSSSGKVIAALARYGSLQPELYDLVLRFLVSSPILLSRHTSDLLSILNVIREKSLMSTLEIVQTLSSTPHTQVGVIRDFIISSISSTLTSTSHDAAAIADYKQSTTETLREISELTDAGGTRVFQMTRCTACGGQLDLPSVHFMCKHSYHQRCLGEEEAECGACAVHQRRVRDARRRMAQEAVEVIEKARHDGPTQIRLRADHTDAEAFDQLAAWFGLPIMGVAHAVEM, via the coding sequence ATGCCCCACCAAGCGGGCACTACCGATGGCGAGATCGGcacggcggcggcagcagccgcggcgacagcagcagctggccCAGCATGGCGACAGTTCTCCTTTTTCGAGTCATCTCCAGTGCGAGATCTCGACGACTTTTCAAAAGCACCGTCTGCACTTCGACATCCGAACGAAGTGGCGGCGGTTTGCCAGTGTCCCGTTCGACCCCCAGCGTCCGTTCTGATCAGTAGTACAGACCCAAATCCATCATCGACGGCAGTGGTGTCCACCTCTGTTCACTTCGGCGCTGACCCATCGCAATCAGCAGAAGACACCACAAAATCACCAAAGGCTGAACGGAAGCAACCGTGTACGCTCGTCGGCACCATACAAGGGAGGATCAAGGTGCTAGACCCAGAAACGTTCCAGGAACTGTCGACGTGGGATGCCTTTTCTTCAGCGGGCGTGGCAGGTCGAGTGACACATCTGTCTTGCGATACTCGTGGCAGAGTTGTCTCTCTGGGCGAAGAAGAAAGCTCCCGCTTTCCCATCTTGAGGATCTGGGATCTTCGCAGTGGACGTACTCCCTCGAATCAAACCGCCGCAGGAGCCGAGTCGAACGACGCTTCGGCAACTACCCAAAAGGTCGCTTGGATGCCGCGCCTGCTAGCCGAAGGGAAAGTGCAGCACGGTAGTCGACCTCATCCCATTGCAGCTGTCACGCATACGCCTTCGCTCTCCTACCTCTCAGTCGCACTGGCTGATGGaacggtgctgctgatccgTGGACTCGAATCTGCGCTGATGTCGGCCGCGAGCAATGCCGGAATTGCATCGGCAATGTCCTTGACGAGACCGACACCCGCGATTGCGCTGCCCAAATTCAAGGTTGTATTTCAACCTACAAGCTCAGACTCTGGTGCGCACGAGCCCGTCACGGCACTCGGCTTTTCagaggctgctgcgcccATCACGGTTCAtaccacagcagcaagcaagaaagACAACAGTGGGGGCCCATCCTACGAGCCTAGAGTGATGCACAGCTCCAGAGGTCGCAAAGGTGCAGCTAGTCGCTCTAGAGATCCGCGCAACGCCTCCAATGCGAATTCAGCTGCTACGACGCAGCCAGAGACTACGGTATTGCCATCAGCAGTCCACCTTTTCATCGTCACTCTCTCGCGCGTACTTCGCTACGTCGTTGCTGGCAAAGGCGCAGGTGGAAGCCCTGCTGTGCTTGATGACGTTGGAGGAGCACTTGGATGTGCAGCCGTCATCCCACCTCGTTCTTCTCCAGCCACGCCTGGCGCAAATGCGAGCGGCTTACAGCTGTCCGAGACCCAGAGCAACATGGGCTCTGCAGGAAAAATGGTCATCGCCCGCAACGAAGCCATCTACGTGATCggtcaagaaggacgagagGCGTGCTTTGCCTACGAAGGTCCGAAATCTTCCATCCACCTTTCGGCATCGCAGGTCATCATTGTCTCTCCACCTTACACACCCTCCACctctgcttcgtcgtcatctgcTCGCAATTTGATCGGCAACCGCGATTCGCCTCTGACGACGCCGACATCGCGCAAAGGTTCGATGATCCCCGCCGAGATTGCCAAGGTTACGATCTTTGACCTGGACAACAAGCTGGTAGCGTTTACTGGCACGTTTGAGACTGGGATTCGTGAGGCGTGGGTCGGTTCGGCAGGCGAGGTGCTCATCCTAGCTGACACCGGCGAGTTGACGAGGCTCGACGAAAAACCACTGCGAGCGAAGCTGGATGTGCTGTATCGCAAAAGTCTATTCCTTCTGGCTGTCAACCTGGCCCGTTCGCATATGCAGTCTGCAGCCAATCAGGATGTGTTCGCTCGAACCGAAGCACTGATGGGTGACATTTATCAACGATATGGAGATCATCTCTACAACAAAGGCGACTATGATGGCGCCATGGCGCAGTACGTCAAGACCATCGGACATACCCAACCCTCGTTCGTCATTCGCAGATTTCTCGACGCTCAGCGAATCACTAACCTGACCACCTACCTGCAAGAGCTTCACACGCAAAATCTGGCCAGCTCAGATCACACAACACTGCTTCTCAACTGTTACACCAAGCTGAAGGACGTTGCTTCGCTCGACAAATTCATCAAGCGGCCACATGTCAGGCCATcttcggcagctgctgctgccgatgaAGATGGTGTAGACGGCGAAGGCGCTGCCGAGGACCGGGACGAGCTTCCGTTCGATTTGGAGACAGCAATGCGTGTCTGTCGTCAAGCTGGATATTTTGGACACGCAGCTTATCTGGCTAAGCGGTACGGCGAGCATCGGGAATACCTGCGAATTCAGATCGAGGATGCAAAGGATTACAGTGACGCTCTGCTGTACGTACGCGGCTTGGAGGCGGAAGATGCGATTGCAAGCATGGTACAGTATgccaagacgctgctgGGAGAGTTGCCGGATGAAACCACTGAACTGCTGATTGAGTTGTGCTCTGGTGCATTCCGGCCTGATCCGGACGCAGCTCAGAAAGCCCAGCGGGCGCAGCAcgaggagagcgaggcCAAGGAGCAACCGACCAAATCGGCCGCTGCGGCGTACCTCAGCTATCTGCAAGTTGGCGGGTTTGGCAAGACAAACAATTCTGCCGACGCTACAACTGCTGGTAGTGCAGCTGGAGCGAGCTCGCGCGCTGGAACAGGCAGCAACACGCCCGCGCGACGCAACTCGACTGCTCTCGTTGAGCCGTATACGGTTGGCGGCGAGGGAAGCGGCAAAAATGCGACGCGTCCATCTAGCACTGTCAAAATCACGGGCGAggtcgatgccgatgcctCTTCGGGTGAcgcagcagatgcaagcGGAGTTTCTGGTGTAAATACAGAGCAGGATAAGATGGACGCATATCCGGTGCCATCCCCGCGAACCTATTTTGCGCACTTTATCCAGCATCGTCAACACTTCACGCGCTTCCTTGAGGTGGTTGCTCTCGCGCGATGGGGTCAAGTTGTCAATatggatggcgagctgcCGGCCGACCATACTCTTTCACCGGTGCAGGCGAAGAATGCACCGGCGTACAGCGAAAAGGCGGGCGGCGAAGAGTACATGGATGACGTTGAACGTGCGCTTCgcgagctcggcttggaCAGCAATGATGAAGACGCGTACGAAAATCAAGAGTTGTTGGATCAGAAATCGATCTGGAATACGTTACTCGAGCTCTACCTttcatcttgctcgccatcggGATCGCAGCGACAGCGAGCGCTTCGGTTGCTGCAACAACACTCGACACTGCCGTATGACATGAGCCACGCAGTCATGCTCTGTTCGATGGAAAACTTTGACGATGGACTGATCCTGCTGTATGAACGAATGGGCATGTACGAAGAAGTGGTACGACTACACATGGACTCGGCGCTtgtcgaagaagaggatgcGTCCGGTAGCAGCAGTGGGAAAGTGATCGCAGCACTTGCTCGGTATGGATCGTTACAACCGGAGCTGTACGATCTGGTGCTGCGATTCCTGGTCTCATCGCCGATTCTGCTTTCGCGACACACGTCGGATCTGTTGTCAATCCTGAACGTGATTCGCGAGAAATCGCTCATGTCGACGCTGGAGATCGTGCAGACACTCTCCTCTACGCCACACACGCAGGTTGGCGTGATTCGAGACTTTATCATCTCATCGATCTCATCCACGCTCACGTCGACCAGCCACGACGCTGCAGCGATTGCGGACTACAAGCAGTCTACCACGGAAACGCTTAGGGAGATCTCGGAACTGACGGATGCTGGTGGAACGCGCGTGTTCCAGATGACGAGGTGTACGGCGTGCGGTGGACAGTTGGATTTACCGAGCGTGCATTTCATGTGCAAGCACAGCTATCACCAGCGGTGTTTgggagaggaagaggcggaGTGTGGCGCGTGCGCGGTGCATCAGCGGCGGGTGAGGGAtgcaaggaggaggatggcccaagaggcggtggaggtgaTCGAGAAAGCAAGACACGATGGTCCGACACAGATCAGGCTCCGTGCGGATCACACCGATGCAGAAGCGTTCGATCAGTTGGCTGCGTGGTTCGGCCTGCCTATCATGGGTGTTGCTCATGCGGTTGAGATGTAA
- a CDS encoding putative pyridoxine biosynthesis protein SNZ1, producing the protein MSAENPTILPATNGNSAAAAPARTNGSVPKSDANLGTFGVKSGLAQMLKGGVIMDVVNAEQARIAEDAGACAVMALEKIPADIRVEGGVARMSDPAMIKEIQETTTVPCMAKVRIGHIVEAQILQAIGVDYIDESEVLTPADDQHHINKHNFKVPFVCGAKNLGEALRRISEGAAMIRTKGEAGTGNVVEAVRHQRTIQGEIKRVSSMSDEELYAYAKDIQAPFHLLKETARLKRLPVVNFAAGGIATPADAALMMQLGSDGVFVGSGIFKGNNPAQRARAIVEAVTHYNDPAKLAAVSENLGEAMVGLNITKDIKGGRLADRGW; encoded by the coding sequence ATGTCCGCCGAGAACCCCACGATCCTGCCCGCCACCAACGGCAACAgtgccgctgctgcgcccGCTCGCACCAACGGCTCGGTCCCCAAGAGCGATGCCAACCTCGGCACGTTTGGAGTCAAGTCTGGTCTCGCCCAGATGCTCAAGGGCGGCGTCATCATGGACGTCGTCAACGCCGAGCAGGCGCGTATCGCTGAAGACGCTGGTGCTTGCGCCGTCATGGCTCTCGAGAAGATTCCTGCTGATATTCGTGTCGAGGGTGGCGTTGCCCGCATGTCAGACCCTGCTATGATCAAGGAGATTCAGGAGACCACCACCGTCCCGTGCATGGCCAAGGTTCGAATCGGCCACATTGTCGAAGCCCAGATCCTGCAGGCTATCGGTGTTGACTACATTGACGAGTCCGAGGTGCTCACGCCTGCTGACGACCAGCACCACATCAACAAGCACAACTTCAAGGTGCCCTTTGTCTGCGGTGCCAAGAACCTTGGCGAGGCGCTGCGACGTATCTCGGAAGGCGCAGCCATGATCCGAACCAAGGGTGAAGCCGGCACAGGTAACGTCGTCGAGGCCGTGCGTCACCAGCGCACCATTCAGGGTGAGATCAAGCGTGTTTCGTCgatgagcgacgaggagctcTACGCCTACGCCAAAGACATTCAGGCCCCCTTCCACCTGCTCAAGGAGACTGCGCGCTTGAAGCGTTTGCCAGTGGTCAACTTTGCCGCTGGTGGTATCGCAACCCCCGCCGACGCTGCGCTCATGATGCAACTCGGCAGCGATGGTGTCTTTGTCGGCTCAGGTATTTTCAAGGGCAACAACCCGGCTCAGCGTGCACGCGCCATCGTCGAGGCCGTGACGCACTACAACGACCCTGCCAAGCTTGCAGCTGTCTCGGAGAACCTCGGCGAAGCCATGGTGGGTCTTAACATCACCAAAGACATCAAGGGCGGCCGCCTTGCCGACCGCGGCTGGTAA
- a CDS encoding putative ubiquinol-cytochrome-c reductase Rieske iron-sulfur protein translates to MAAPVARGAFRKAVNLPPTAATAYNGTPVAAGINFAVRAPADPHAHGHGPSLRSDPHQVPKWASQLGHSNGVLSARSGINALPTIGQARYMSSSSRSLQATQPDQVPDFSAYRTKSTDSNKAFSYFMVGSMGLIAASGAKATVSDFLSSMGASSDVLALAKVEVDMNSIPEGKNAIIKWRGKPVFVRHRTKDEIDEANAVDISKLRDPQKDSDRAKRPEWLVMLGVCTHLGCVPIGEAGDFGGWYCPCHGSHYDISGRARKGPAPLNLEVPEYDFNDGENKLIIG, encoded by the exons ATGGCTGCTCCCGTCGCTCGTGGCGCCTTCCGCAAGGCTGTCAACCTTCC TCCTACCGCGGCCACCGCCTACAACGGCACTCCCGTTGCCGCTGGCATCAACTTTGCCGTGCGCGCTCCTGCCGACCCCCACGCTCACGGACATGGACCTTCCCTTCGATCTGATCCTCACCAGGTTCCCAAATGGGCTTCCCAACTTGGCCACTCAAACGGCGTCCTCAGCGCACGATCTGGCATCAATG CTCTTCCTACTATCGGCCAGGCACGTTACatgtcgtcctcgtcgcgAAGCCTCCAGGCCACCCAGCCTGACCAAGTCCCCGACTTTTCAGCCTACCGCACCAAGAGCACCGACAGCAACAAGGCGTTTTCGTACTTCATGGTCGGCTCGATGGGCCTGATTGCTGCTTCGGGTGCCAAGGCGACGGTTTCCGACTTCCTCTCCTCGATGGGTGCATCGTCAGAtgtgcttgcgcttgccaaggtcgaggtcgacatgAACTCGATTCCCGAGGGTAAGAACGCCATCATCAAGTGGCGTGGTAAGCCCGTCTTTGTCCGTCACCGTAccaaggacgagatcgacgaggccaaCGCCGTCGACATCTCCAAGCTGCGTGACCCACAGAAGGACTCGGATCGTGCCAAGCGACCAGAGTGGCTCGTCATGCTTGGCGTCTGCACCCACCTTGGTTGTGTACCCATCGGCGAGGCCGGTGACTTTGGCGGCTGGTACTGCCCTTGCCACGGTTCGCACTACGACATCTCGGGACGTGCCCGTAAGGGTCCTGCTCCGCTCAACCTCGAGGTGCCCGAGTACGACTTTAACGATGGCGAGAACAAGCTCATCATTGGTTAG